The following proteins are co-located in the Xiphophorus maculatus strain JP 163 A chromosome 8, X_maculatus-5.0-male, whole genome shotgun sequence genome:
- the stoml2 gene encoding stomatin-like protein 2, mitochondrial, whose amino-acid sequence MLRTLCRRGGAILQQSQRFGPVQQRWASSLPMNTVVLFVPQQEAWVVERMGRYHRILEPGLNFLIPVLDRVRYVQSLKEIVIDVPEQSAVSLDNVTLQIDGVLYLRILDPFKASYGVEDPEYAVTQLAQTTMRSELGKLTLDKVFRERESLNSNIVHSINQASDEWGIRCLRYEIKDISVPPRVKESMQMQVEAERKKRATVLESEGTRESAINVAEGRKQAQILASEGEKAEQINKAAGEAQAVLAIAEAKAKAIHLLSEALTEQNGNAAASLSVAEQYVSAFSNLAKQTNTVLLPSNTGDITGMVTQAMTIYSQLAKTTPAGSSAAAAEEKKAELPDGLASPEEQRTQ is encoded by the exons ATGTTACGGACGCTGTGTCGGAGAGGCGGCGCCATTTTGCAG CAGAGCCAGCGGTTCGGTCCGGTCCAGCAGCGCTGGGCCTCCAGTCTGCCCATGAACACGGTGGTTCTGTTCGTTCCCCAGCAGGAGGCCTGGGTGGTGGAGAGGATGGGCCGCTACCACCGCATCCTGGAGCCC GGTCTGAACTTCCTCATCCCGGTGCTGGACAGAGTGCGCTACGTCCAGAGCCTGAAGGAGATCGTGATCGACGTCCCGGAGCAATCCGCCGTCTCTCTGG ATAACGTCACGCTGCAGATTGATGGAGTGCTCTACCTGCGGATCCTGGACCCGTTTAAG GCCAGCTACGGCGTGGAGGACCCGGAGTACGCCGTCACGCAGCTCGCCCAGACCACCATGCGCTCTGAGCTGGGGAAGCTGACCCTGGACAAGGTCTTccgg GAGCGAGAGTCTCTGAACTCCAACATCGTCCACTCCATCAACCAGGCGTCGGACGAGTGGGGGATCCGCTGCCTCCGCTACGAAATCAAAGACATCAGCGTCCCGCCGCGGGTCAAAGAGTCCATGCAGATGCAG GTGGAGGCTGAGCGTAAGAAGAGAGCCACGGTTCTGGAGTCTGAAGGGACGAGGGAGTCGGCCATTAACGTGGCTGAAGGTCGGAAACAAGCTCAGATTCTGGCCTCAGAGGGAGAGAAGGCAGAGCAGATCAATAAAGCAGCTG GTGAAGCTCAGGCTGTGTTAGCCATAgctgaagctaaagctaaagctatCCACCTGCTGTCTGAGGCGCTAACAGAGCAG aacgGCAACGCGGCGGCCTCCCTCAGCGTGGCTGAGCAGTACGTCTCGGCGTTCTCCAACCTGGCCAAGCAGACCAACACCGTCCTGTTGCCGTCCAACACCGGCGACATCACCGGGATGGTCACTCAG GCGATGACCATCTACAGCCAGCTGGCGAAGACGACTCCTGCAGGATCatcggcggcggcggcggaggaGAAGAAGGCGGAGCTTCCTGACGGTTTGGCGTCACCAGAGGAGCAGAGGACTCAGTGA